A region from the Macrobrachium nipponense isolate FS-2020 chromosome 47, ASM1510439v2, whole genome shotgun sequence genome encodes:
- the LOC135204416 gene encoding uncharacterized protein LOC135204416, with translation MAEHTGTNLSKGSGGLNFEEGNPDTVGESEVHVPQKLSKEEKREILREAVADVEAGMSISQIAQKYSLSCTTIRNWLQMGLDHVPRPSAMPWMPADVEREIVDWCFEMARIGYPRTRQSLPLVVQHIVNQKKKKIFQNDNLPTFGWTNRFLKRHPEVSNQCPVNIRQFKATLNSKKKGTLTSKTISTFLQNLQSFLMAEGLNANEFLSSYNASRVFTCSETGIVISSDGTYEVCDNKGNQDGRKVSGMGKPLMTVLCCASADGSLMRPFIVNKGKTPTEYVKHQDLEADSYHRGCSDSGLMTASLFHDWLGNIFENELVKKNIRRPVLLILDGFLTHLNLDTLRFAHDKKILIYYLPPYSSLALQPLDVSVFKPLKAEYRRVYNKILGEISSMDMPEQHLPYILLKSIKEVNIPENIISGFRSTGLVPFNHNAIDTSEFATAEKEEDASAVQLPETSTVTSVVEPTSYASYEEIFSQGFIMGQRAQLKRLEAVVPLDELALYKSRKTDLGWVPSPGTPYMVWKELEMIKLCPAERNPYAGETQPLADASEITPFPQAIRSKSGLQYQLSSSDISLPGPSVIPSATTPPGIAERTSDCKRYLKMNERKERLFEEKKEQHKKEREAKKLHFEELLSFFKSKTPLSKKEEPPLSPMSSDNEEQEQDLEQDTAQPPATYTSLVRFL, from the exons ATGGCTGAACATACAGGGACAAATTTGTCCAAAGGTTCAGGAGGCTTGAATTTTGAAGAGGGGAATCCTGATACGGTAGGAGAGTCAGAGGTGCACGTTCCACAGAAGCtgtcaaaagaagaaaagagagaaatactCAGAGAGGCTGTGGCAGATGTGGAAGCAGGGATGTCAATATCTCAGATtgctcaaaaatattcattatccTGTACCACTATAAGAAATTGGTTACAAATGGGCCTGGATCATGTCCCAAGACCAAGTGCTATGCCATGGATGCCTGCTGATGTAGAAAGGGAGATAGTAGACTGGTGCTTTGAAATGGCTAGGATTGGGTATCCTAGGACCAGACAGAGTCTGCCATTGGTAGTCCAGCATATTGTtaatcaaaagaagaagaaaattttccAAAATGATAATCTTCCAACTTTTGGATGGACGAACAGATTCCTGAAGAGACACCCTGAGGTGTCCAACCAATGTCCAGTAAATATACGTCAATTTAAGGCTACCTTAAACTCAAAAAAAAAGGGTACCTTAACCTCAAAAACAATCTCCACATTTCTCCAGAACTTGCAATCCTTTTTAATGGCTGAGGGCCTAAATGCAAATGAATTCTTAAGCTCATATAATGCATCGCGAGTTTTCACCTGCAGTGAGACAGGTATTGTCATCAGCTCAGACGGGACTTACGAGGTTTGTGATAACAAGGGGAATCAAGATGGTCGTAAAGTGTCAGGAATGGGGAAGCCCTTGATGACTGTCCTGTGCTGTGCTTCAGCTGATGGAAGTCTCATGAGGCCTTTTATAGTTAATAAAGGGAAAACTCCGACTGAATATGTGAAGCACCAGGATTTGGAAGCAGATTCTTACCATAGAGGGTGTTCTGATTCTGGGTTGATGACAGCAAGCCTGTTTCATGACTGGCTGGGTAACATTTTTGAAAATGAGCTTGTGAAAAAGAATATTAGAAGACCTGTTCTCTTAATTCTGGATGGCTTCTTAACCCACTTAAATTTGGACACTCTAAGATTTGCCCATGATAAGAAAATTCTTATATACTACCTTCCTCCCTACTCCTCCCTTGCATTGCAGCCACTTGATGTGTCTGTATTCAAGCCACTCAAGGCAGAGTACAGAAGGGTATACAATAAAATCTTGGGGGAAATTTCATCCATGGACATGCCAGAGCAACATTTGCCATATATATTACTGAAGTCCATCAAAGAAGTTAATATACCTGAAAATATAATAAGTGGATTCAGGTCGACAGGTTTGGTCCCTTTCAACCACAATGCCATCGACACCTCCGAGTTTGCTACGGCagaaaaagaagaggatgcttctgCTGTCCAACTTCCGGAGACCTCTACAGTTACATCAGTAGTAGAACCCACATCTTATGCATCTTATGAGGAAATCTTCAGCCAAGGTTTTATCATGGGACAAAGAGCACAGCTGAAGCGTTTAGAGGCTGTGGTCCCACTGGATGAATTAGCCCTTTACAAAAGCAGGAAGACTGATTTAGGTTGGGTTCCTTCCCCAGGCACGCCTTACATGGTATGGAAGGAACTTGAGATGATTAAGCTGTGTCCTGCTGAGAGGAATCCATATGCTGGGGAAACTCAGCCTCTGGCAGATGCTAGTGAGATTACACCTTTCCCACAAGCAATTCGTTCTAAAAGTGGGCTTCAGTACCAACTTAGTAGTAGTGACATCTCTTTACCTGGCCCATCTGTGATTCCCTCTGCAACAACACCTCCAGGAATTGCTGAGCGAACATCAGACTGTAAAAGATACttaaagatgaatgaaaggaaGGAAAGGCTATTTGAAGAGAAAAAGGAGCAACATAAGAAGGAAAGAGAGGCAAAAAAGCTG CACTTTGAAGAGTTGTTGTCCTTCTTTAAGAGTAAGACACCGTTGTCAAAGAAGGAAGAACCCCCCCTGTCACCTATGTCTTCAGATAATGAAGAGCAAGAGCAGGATTTAGAGCAGGACACAGCTCAACCTCCGGCAACATACACTTCTTTGGTGAGGTTTCTTTAG
- the LOC135204674 gene encoding uncharacterized protein LOC135204674 produces MAEHTGTNLPKGSGGLKYEEGKPDTVGESEVHVPQKLSEEEKREILRKALADVEVGISIRQVAKKYSVGRNTIRKYLQMGLDNGPKTNTMPWLPADVERDIVDWCLEMARIGHPQTKQCLPLVVQRILNQKEKKIFQNENLPSHGWINRFVKRHPELSNRIPENLGHLRASITPNNIFTFFQNLEGFLVAEGLKANEFLSPDNASQVFTCNKTGIVISAQDGASKVWDKKGTVASCKVSGMGKPLMTVLCCASADGSLMRPFIVNKGKTPTEYVKHQDLEADSYHRGCSDSGLMTADLFHDWLGNIFENELVKKNIRRPVLLILDGFLSHLNLETLRFARDKKILIYYLPPYSSHVMQPLDVSVFKPLKAEYRRVYNKVWGEISSKDMPMKHFPYILMNSIKEVNIPENIIRGFRSTGLVPFNPNAIGASTFFTAEKLVDASPVQLLETSKVTSVVATSSYEEIRKALAEVEAGISIRQIAKKYSIGRNTIRKYLQMGLDKSPQKGVPWLPADVERDIVDWCLEMARIGHPQTKQSLPLVVQHILNQKKKKIFQNRNIQTHGWMNKFLKRHPEVSDQLSENLGQLKGTLTSKTISTFFQNLEAFLVAEGLNANGFLSPDNASQVFTCNKTGIVISAQDGASKVCDKKGNVASCKVSGMGKPLMTVLCCASADGSLMRPFIVNKGKTPTEYVKHQDLEADSYHRGCSDSGLMTADLFHDWLGNIFENELVKKNIRRPVLLILDGFLSHLNLETLRFARDKKILIYYLPPYSSHVMQPLDVSVYKPLKAEYRRVYNKVWGELSAVDMPKKHFPYVLTMAIREGNMSENIIRGFRSTGLVPFNPNAIDTSEFVTAEKEEDASAVQLPETSTVTSVVEPTSYASYEEIFNQGFIMGQRAQLKRLEAVVPLDELALYKTRKTDLGWVHFPSTPYMVWRELEMIKLCPAERNPYAGETQPLADASEIAPFPQAIPSKSGLQYQLSSSDISLPGPSGIPSATTPPGIAEQTSDCKRYLKMKERKERLFEEKKEQRKKEREAKKLARRSKAKGRGKARALPKRKC; encoded by the coding sequence ATGGCTGAACATACAGGGACAAATTTGCCCAAAGGTTCAGGAGGCTTGAAGTATGAAGAGGGGAAGCCTGATACGGTAGGAGAGTCAGAGGTGCACGTTCCACAGAAGCtgtcagaagaagaaaagagagaaatactCAGAAAGGCTTTGGCAGATGTGGAAGTAGGGATATCAATACGTCAGGTTGCTAAAAAATATTCAGTAGGCCGTAACACTATAAGAAAATACTTACAAATGGGCCTGGATAATGGCCCAAAAACAAATACTATGCCTTGGCTGCCTGCTGATGTAGAAAGGGATATAGTAGACTGGTGCCTTGAAATGGCTAGGATTGGCCATCCTCAGACCAAACAGTGTCTGCCATTGGTAGTCCAGCGTATTCTTAATcaaaaggagaagaaaattttccaaaatgaaaatctACCGTCTCATGGATGGATAAACAGATTCGTGAAGCGACACCCTGAGTTGTCCAACCGGATACCAGAAAATCTTGGTCACTTGAGGGCTTCCATAACTCCAAATAACATCTTCACCTTTTTTCAAAACTTGGAAGGCTTTTTAGTGGCTGAGGGTCTAAAAGCAAATGAATTTTTAAGCCCAGATAATGCATCGCAAGTTTTCACATGCAATAAGACAGGTATTGTCATCAGTGCACAAGATGGGGCTTCCAAGGTTTGGGATAAAAAGGGTACTGTGGCTTCTTGTAAAGTGTCAGGAATGGGGAAGCCCTTGATGACTGTCCTGTGCTGTGCTTCAGCTGATGGAAGTCTCATGAGGCCTTTTATAGTTAATAAAGGGAAAACTCCGACTGAATATGTGAAGCACCAGGACTTGGAAGCAGATTCTTACCATAGAGGGTGCTCTGATTCTGGGTTGATGACAGCAGACCTGTTTCATGACTGGCTAGGTAACATTTTTGAGAATGAGCTTGTGAAAAAGAATATTAGAAGACCTGTTCTCTTAATTCTGGATGGCTTCTTAAGCCACTTAAATTTGGAAACTCTAAGATTTGCCCGTGATAAGAAAATCCTTATTTACTACCTTCCTCCCTACTCCTCCCATGTAATGCAGCCACTTGATGTGTCTGTATTCAAGCCACTCAAGGCAGAGTACAGAAGGGTATACAATAAAGTCTGGGGGGAAATTTCATCCAAGGACATGCCAATGAAACATTTcccatatatattaatgaattccATCAAAGAAGTTAATATACCTGAAAATATAATACGTGGTTTCCGGTCGACAGGTTTGGTCCCTTTCAACCCCAATGCCATCGGCGCCTCCACGTTTTTTACTGCAGAAAAACTTGTGGATGCTTCTCCTGTCCAACTTCTGGAGACCTCTAAAGTTACATCAGTAGTAGCAACCTCATCTTACGAGGAAATCAGAAAGGCTTTGGCAGAGGTGGAAGCAGGGATATCAATACGTCAGATTGCTAAGAAATATTCAATAGGCCGTAACACTATAAGAAAATACTTACAAATGGGCCTGGATAAGAGCCCACAAAAGGGTGTGCCATGGCTGCCTGCTGATGTAGAAAGGGATATAGTAGACTGGTGCCTCGAGATGGCTAGGATTGGCCATCCTCAGACCAAACAGAGTCTGCCATTGGTAGTCCAGCATATTCTtaatcaaaagaagaagaaaattttccAAAATAGAAATATACAGACTCATGGATGGATGAACAAATTCCTGAAGCGACACCCTGAGGTGTCCGACCAATTATCGGAAAATCTAGGTCAGTTGAAGGGTACCTTAACCTCAAAAACAATCTCCACGTTTTTTCAAAACTTGGAAGCCTTTTTAGTGGCTGAGGGCCTAAATGCAAATGGGTTTTTAAGCCCAGATAATGCATCGCAAGTTTTCACCTGCAATAAGACAGGTATTGTCATCAGTGCACAAGATGGGGCTTCCAAGGTTTGTGATAAAAAGGGTAATGTGGCTTCTTGTAAAGTGTCAGGAATGGGGAAGCCCTTGATGACTGTCCTGTGCTGTGCTTCAGCTGATGGAAGTCTCATGAGGCCTTTTATAGTTAATAAAGGGAAAACTCCGACTGAATATGTGAAGCACCAGGACTTGGAAGCAGATTCTTACCATAGAGGGTGCTCTGATTCTGGGTTAATGACAGCAGACCTGTTTCATGACTGGCTAGGTAACATTTTTGAAAATGAGCTTGTGAAAAAGAATATTAGAAGACCTGTTCTCTTAATTCTGGATGGCTTCTTAAGCCACTTAAATTTGGAAACTCTAAGATTTGCCCGTGATAAGAAAATCCTTATTTACTACCTTCCTCCCTACTCCTCCCATGTAATGCAGCCACTTGATGTGTCTGTATACAAGCCACTCAAGGCAGAGTACAGAAGGGTATACAATAAAGTCTGGGGGGAACTTTCAGCCGTGGACATGCCAAAAAAACATTTCCCATATGTATTAACGATGGCCATCAGAGAAGGCAATATGTCTGAAAATATAATACGTGGATTCCGGTCGACAGGTTTGGTCCCTTTCAACCCCAATGCCATCGACACCTCCGAGTTTGTTACGGCagaaaaagaagaggatgcttctgCTGTCCAACTTCCGGAGACCTCTACAGTTACATCAGTAGTAGAACCCACATCTTATGCATCTTATGAGGAAATCTTCAACCAAGGTTTTATCATGGGACAAAGAGCACAGCTGAAACGTTTAGAGGCTGTGGTCCCACTGGATGAATTAGCCCTTTACAAAACGAGGAAGACTGATTTAGGTTGGGTTCATTTCCCAAGCACGCCTTACATGGTATGGAGGGAACTTGAGATGATTAAGCTGTGTCCTGCTGAGAGGAATCCATATGCTGGGGAAACTCAGCCTCTGGCAGATGCTAGTGAGATTGCACCTTTCCCACAAGCAATTCCCTCTAAAAGTGGGCTTCAGTACCAACTTAGTAGTAGTGACATCTCTTTACCTGGCCCATCTGGGATTCCCTCTGCAACAACACCTCCAGGAATTGCTGAGCAAACATCAGACTGTAAAAGATACttgaagatgaaagaaaggaaggaaaggctATTTGAAGAGAAAAAGGAGCAGCGTAAGAAGGAAAGAGAGGCAAAAAAGCTGGCAAGAAGAAGCAAAgcaaagggaaggggaaaggCAAGAGCACTGCCCAAACGCAAATGCTAG